GGAGGCACATCTATGCCATCGGCGGCAACCCGGAGGCGGCCCAACTGAGCGGCGTCAACGTCAAACGGATCACCTATTTGGTGTTCATGTCGATGGGCATGCTGGCCGCGCTCGGTGGGATCATGTTTGCCTCCCGCTTGCGCTCCGCCACGCCCCAGGCCGGGACGCTGCTCGAATTGGATGCCATCGCTGCTGCCTTCATCGGTGGCGCATCCCCTGCCGGCGGCGTTGGCACGATCCTGGGGTCGCTCATCGGCGCCCTGGTGTACATGTCGCTGACCAACGGCATGAATCTGATGCAGACCGATATCGCCATCCAGTACATCGTCCGTGGCCTGGTGCTGGCGCTGGCGGTCATCTTCGATGTCACGACCCGCCGGCAGAGCAGATAGCAACCTTCGCGCCGGCATCGTCGCCCATCTGACCGAAGCAGCGCCGCCGTGGAATGCGGTTTCGGCAACCGCCAAGACGGGGCGCTCTCCTCTACTGCCCCGCCGGAACCGTGAATTCCGGCGGGGTTTGTCATGCCATCGGACGTGACTTGCGCGGCGGCAGCTGGAGGCATCGCCCTATCGCCGCCGCCCTCTTGTTCTCCCCCCCATGAAAATCACCGACCTGCAAACCTTCGTCGTCGCCAACCCGCCGCCCCATTTCGGCGGGCTGTACTGGATTTTCCTCAAGCTCACCACTGATGGCGGCGTGTCTGGCTACGGCGAAGTCTATTCGGTGCCGTTCCACCCGCACGTCGTCGCCCGCATGATCGAGGACGTCGGCGCCCGCTATGTGATCGGCGCCAATCCGTTCCATATCGAACGCCTGTGGCGCCTCATCTATTCCAGCGGCTACACCCAGCGCCCGGACACCTCTGTCCTCGGCATTCTCAGCGGCATCGAGATGGCCTGCTGGGACATCATCGGCAAGGAAGTGGGCAAGCCGGTCTATGAATTGCTGGGCGGGCGGGTGCACGAGAAGCTGCGCTCCTACACCTATCTCTACCCCGAACCGGGCGACGCCACCAACGTCTACTTCGATGCCGACCTGGCTGCCCAGCGCGCGGCCGAGTACGTCCGCCTGGGTTTCACCGCCGTCAAGTTCGACCCTGTGGCCCCCTATTCCGCCTTCGACCCGCGCCAGCTTTCGCTGGAAAAGCTCGACCTGGCCGAGAACTTCGTGCGGAAGATCCGCGAGGCGGTGGGGAGCAAGTGCGACCTGCTCTTCGGCACCCACGGCCAGATGACGGCGTCCGGCGCCATCCGCCTGGCCAAGCGTCTGGAGCCGTATGACCCCCTCTGGCTGGAAGAACCCACCCCGCCCGAAAAACCAGAAGAGATGGCCCTTGTTGCCCGCCAGACCAGCATCCCCATCGCCACCGGCGAACGCCTGGCGACGAAATACGAATTCGCCCGCGTGCTGGAACTGCGCGCCGCCTCCATCCTGCAGATGGCCCTGGGGCGAGTGGGCGGCATCCTGGAGGCCAAGAAGATCGCCGGCATGGCCGAGGCCTACTACGCCCAGATTGCCCCGCACCTGTACTGCGGCCCCATCGAGGGCGCCGCCAATATTCAACTCGCCGCCTGCAGCCCCAATTTCCTCATCCTCGAAAGCATCCAGACTTGGGGCGGCTTCCATGCCGAAATCCTCAAACAGCCGATCCAATGGCAGGATGGCTACATCCTCCCCCCTACCCAACCCGGCCTGGGCGTGGAACTGAACGAGGAAGTGGCCGCCCGGCATCCGTACACCGGCGATCGCCTGCACCTTGAAATGCTGGATCGCCCCGTGGAGTGAAAAAACATGAACAAACTCGGTTTCATCGGTCTCGGACATCTCGGCGCCCACCTGGCCGCCAGCCTGTTGCGCGCCGGCTTCCCGCTGACGGTGCATGACCTCAACCAGCAGGCGGCGGCGGGCTTGCTGGCTTTGGGCGCAGATTGGGCGGCTTCGCCCCAGGAGATGGCCGCCGCCTGCGATAGTATCTTCACCTGCCTGCCCTCGCCCGCCGCCACCCAGGCGGTGGTCGGAGGCCCCAACGGCATCCTGGCCGGCGCCCGGCCCGGCCTGACGTGGATCGAGATGAGCACCAACGACCGCCACGAGATCATCCGGCTGGCGGCGCTGGCCGCGGAGCGGGACGTGGCCTGTCTGGAAGCGCCGGTGACGGGCGGGGTGCACAAGGCCGCTTCGGGCGAGATCACTATCCTTGTCGGCGGCGAGCAGCCGGTCTTCGCGGCGCATCTGCCAGCGTTGCAGGCGATGGGCGGCAAGGTCTTCCACATGGGGCCGCTGGGCAGCGCCTCGGTGATCAAGGTCATCACCAACATGCTGGCCTTCATCCATCTGGTGGCGGCCGGCGAGGCGCTGATGCTGGCGAAGCGCGGCGGCCTCGATCTGGCGCAGGCGTTCGAGGCAATCAAAGCCAGCTCGGGCAACAGTTTCGTACACGAGACCGAGAGCCAGGTCATTCTCAACGGCAGCTACAACATCGGCTTCACCATGGATCTGGCCTGCAAGGACCTGAACTTCGCCCACGAATTGGGGCGGGAGTTCGGCGTGCCGCTGGAGTTGGCCGGGCTGGTCGAGCAGACATTCATCCGGGCCAGAGCGCACTACGGCGGCGGCGCCTGGTCGTCGCAAGTCGTCAAGCTGCTGGAAGATGCGGTGAGCGAAGACCTGCGCGCGCCCGGCTTCCCCGCCGTCCTGACACTTTGAATGAAGGATTGCAAAATGGCTACAATCAACCCTGTGATCATCGCAGAAAAGGACGGCATCCTGGCCGGATGGGATGACGAGGAGCATGGCCGGGTGCAGTGGCGCACGCTCTTCAGCGCCGGGCTGACCCCGACCGAGACGCTGACCGCCGGCGTGGCCGAAATCGACCCCGGCGGGCTGCTCGTCCTCCACCACCACACGCCGCCGGAGATCTACTTCATCCTGGCCGGCGAGGGCATCGTCAGCATCGATGGCGTCGAGCAGCGCGTTGGCCCCAACACCGGCGTCTTCATCCCTGGCGGCGCCCTCCACGGCATCCGCAACGGCGGCGCCACCACCCTGCGCTTCTTCTACGCCTTTGCCGTCGATTCCTTCGCCGATGTCGAGTATATCTTTCCCGAAAAAGGTTGAGCGCCGCCCACCATGTCCAATCAAACCCAATTCAAGGCCCTGTTCGACTACCAGTATCGCACCACCCGGCAGATTCTGGCCTGCGCCGCCCGGCTGAGCCAGGCCGATTGCCATGAACAACCCGGCTATGGTCGCGGCTCGATCCACGACCTGCTGTTCCACCTCCTGCGCGCCGGCCAGAGCTGGCGCCAGGCTCTGGTGACCGGCCGCCAGCAATCCTCCTCCCGCCCAGAGGAGTACCCCGATCTGCCGTCGCTGCAAGCCGGCTTCGAGGCCGAAAGCGCGGCCTGGCAGGCGTTCCTGGACGGTCTCAGCCCGGACGAGATCGAGGCTGAGGTCGAGCTGACCAACTGGCGGGGCGATGTCGCCGTCCTCCGGCGCTGGGCCGTCCTCCAGCATCTGATCCTGCACGGCATGCAGCATCATGCCGAGCTGGCGCAGCTCCTCACCGCCAAGGGCCAGTCGCCGGGCGACATCGACTTCATCTTCTACGCCATGAGAATGCCCTGATGAGCTCTCTCCGCCTGCGCGACGCCACCGAACTCGATCAGGACGCCATCCGGGGGGTGACGCTGGCGGCCTATGAGGAATATGCCGCCGTCATGCACCCGCTGCACTGGCAGTTCTACCGGCAAAACATCATCGCCACGCTGGCCGATGTGCGCCCGGCGGCGCAGATCGTGGCCGAGCAGGAAGGCAGTGTCGTGGGGACGGTGCTCCTTTATCCGGCCAGCGACGCCCCTTTGATCTGGCCGGAAATCCGGCTGCTGGCCGTGCTGCCAGAAGCCCGTGGTCAGGGCATCGGCGGGGCGCTGGTGCGCGAATGCATGCGGCGGGCAGCCGATTCCGGCGCCGCCGCCATCACGCTGCACACGACTGACATGATGGCGGCGGCCATGCGGATGTATGAGAAGATGGGCTTTGTGCGCGCCGTCGAGCTGGATTACCGGCCTGTGCCCGAGGTGCTGGTCAAGGGCTATCGCTTCGATTTGACGGATGGCTAGGCTTGCCGAGGTGCGAAAAAAGTTGGCAACCCTGATTGGGAACATGACGCGCCGCGCAATTGCGTGGTCAACACAAGTGGGTTAGACTTGGGGAGCGTCCTGCAAAGCGGCAGGCGCGCGGCAACGCAGCCTGCAATCTCAAGGAGGTTCGAACGTTGGCAATTCCCAATGCGCTTTTGCGCCGGCTCTATGTCGGCGCCAGTCTGCACAATGTGGAGGATGGATTCGAGTTCAAGTTACGGAACATGGTGGCGCCGGCGACGGTGGTGGCGATGGGGCCGGTCGAGGTGGATGGCGTGCCCTATGGCCCCAATCAAGTCACCCTCAGCGCAGGCAGGCCGCGCCCGGCCAGCGCCATCACCCATAAACAGCCGTTCTTGTTGCAGATGGGCCGCGAGGTGCTGGTGAAGGTGCGCGGGGCGCGGCTGGAGCGCGGCGCCCATCAGGTCGCCCTCCACGCCCTCACCCGCGAAATCGGCCCCCTCGTCATCGACATCGACGATTCAGTGTGATCATCACTCAGGAGGAATGCAATGATTGTTGGCGTCCCGAAGGAAATCAAAGACAACGAGTATCGGGTGGGGATGACCCTGGGTGGGGTGAAGCTGCTGGTGGATTCGGGCCACGAGGTCTGGATCGAGAGCGGGGCCGGAGAAGAGAGTGGCTTTTCGGATGCGGAGTATGGCCGCATGGGGGCCAGGATTGTCGCCACCGGCGCCGAAGCCTGGGCGGCGCAGTTGGTGGTCAAGGTGAAGGAACCGCAGCCCAGCGAATACCCATATCTGCGCCCCGACCTGGTGCTGTTCACCTACCTGCATCTGGCCGCCGAAGAGCGGCTGACCCAGGCCATGGTGGCCAGCGGTGTGGCCGGCGTGGCCTACGAGACGGTGGAACTCCCCAACCGCACCCTGCCCCTGCTGACGCCGATGAGCGAGGTGGCCGGGCGCATGGCCGTGCAGGTGGGCGCCCACTATCTGGAACGGGCCAATGGCGGGCGCGGCAAGCTGTTGGGCGGGGTGCCGGGCGTGCGGGCCAGCGATGTCATCGTCCTCGGCGGCGGCGTGGTGGGCACCCAGGCGGCGATGATCGCCCTGGGCATGGGCGCCAATGTCGCCATCATCGACATGAATCTCGACCGGCTGCGCTACCTGAGCGAAGTGCTGCACGGCAATCTGACTACACTGGCTTCCAACCCCTATGCTATCGGCGAGGCCGTCAAGCGCGCTGACCTGCTGGTGGGGGCGGTGCTGATCAAAGGCGCCAAAGCCCCGCGGCTGGTGACGCGCGAGATGGTCAGCCAGATGAAGCGGGGCAGCGTGATCGTGGATGTGGCCATCGACCAGGGCGGCTGCATCGAGACGGCCCGCCCGACCACCCACTCGAACCCCACCTTTTTCGTCGATGGCGTGTTGCACTACTGCGTGACCAACATGCCCGGCGCCGTGCCCCGCACCAGCACCTATGCCCTCAGCAACGCCACCCTGCCCTATGTGGTCAAGCTGGCCAACCAGGGTCTGAAAGCCGCCGTGACCGCCGACCGCCCGCTGTCATTGGGCGTCAATACCTACAAGGGCCAGATTACGTATCCGGCGGTGGCAGAGGCGTTTGGGCTTGGCTGGAAACCGCTCACCGATCTGCTGTAGCCATCATCCGCCTGACAAAGCGGCAAAGAAATCGTCGTGCCGAGCCGCGCCCGGCGGAAGGACCTGGACGAAGTATTCGTAGCGTTGGAATCGGCGCCATACGAACCTGGGCAACCAACGCGGGCTGCTGCCGCCGCCCTGGCTGCGGTGGCAGCGGCTCGCTTCTTCTTTGGCTGGCAAGAAGCGCCCCACATCCATCCGCACCTGGATGTCGGCTTCGGGCGTGCCAATGCGCGTGAAGTCGACGTCGTTGTTGTCGCCCATGCGCGTGGGGTCTTTGCGCAGCAGGCGCAGGAGCCGCACCCCAAGCTCAACCTGGCGGCGCGGGATGGCGCTGACATAGAGGCGAGGCGCGGCGCCGGGCGGAAGTTCCGCCAGCGCCTTCACTACTGCCTGATGAACCTTGATGTGGTCGGGGTGAAAGTAGTCGCCATTGGCGTCGTGGCTGAGAATGACCTGCGGTCGCAGTTGCTCGATCAGGTCGCGGATGTCGCGCGCCACCGCGGCCAGGTCGGCCTGGAACAAGCTGGCGTGATGGTCGTTGTCGCCCGCGCCGGCCATGCCGCTGTCGCGATAGTTCAGGGTGTGGAGCGTGACCCCCAGGGCGCGGCAGGCGCAGGCCAATTCCTGGTGGCGCAGCTCGGCCAGGGTGTGGCAGCCGCTGGCCGCCAGCAGCGCCGGGTCATAGCTGCCGGCGGCGCCGTCGGTGACGATGCAAACATGGACATCGGCGCCGGTGGCGGCGTAGCGAGCGAGCGCGCCGCCGGGGCCAAAGGATTCGTCGTCGGGATGGGCGAAGATGCCGAGAAGCGTGGGCATGGGCTGGTTCGTGTCGTCTGAGGAATGCGGGCTGAGGTGTGAATCTCCGCACTGTAGTCTGCTTCGCGGCGGCTGGCTGTGATAATGCCCACCATTTTCACCCACCCCCGCGCCGGCGTCCCCGCCCGTGTTGGCAAAGGTTGACAAGTGGGCTTCAGGGCTGATAATGCAAGCCTCATGGACGCCTTGCCAGACCTCCGCCACCTCACCCGCCGCACCATCATCGACATGGCGCGCCGCCGCCAGCGTCCCGGCGCCGGCAGTGGGCGCGACTTTCTGTTCACAAGGACGGCGTTCATGCCCTGGCCCGATCTCACGCCCCTCTTTGGCCCCATCCCCTGGGCCGTCGTCGGCGCCGCCGCCACGCGCCTCTATATGCCCGAACGTATGACCCGCGATTTCGATATCGCCGTGGCTGTGCACGATGCAACGAACGCTCGTCATCGATTGGCTGATGCCGGTTACACCAAAGTCTCGGAGTTGAGCATTGGCGGCGCACGCTGGCAGAGGGCGGGGGAGGGACCAGTCGCTGAGATCGAGGGCCGTGAACCCTGGTGGGATTCAGCTTTGGCCGAAGCGCAGCACAATCGTGATGCCCAGGGCCTGCCCATCCTGCCCCTGCCCTATCTGGCGTTGATGAAATTCCAGGCCAGCCGCACCATTGACCTGGGTGACCTGACCCGGATGCTGGGACTGGCGGACGAAGCCGGCCTGGCCGCGGTGCGCGCCGTCTTCGAGCAGTATGCGCCCGACGATTTGGAGGACATAGAGAGCCTGATCACCTTGGGCAAGTTGGAGATCGACGCCGCACTCTGAACCCAGGTCACTCCTTGACAAAACCACCACACCGCGGCGGGCGTTTTGCCCCGCCCACCCACCAAAGAGGATTTCATGCAGATTACCGTTCTGGGCGCTGGCATGGTTGGCAGCGCCATCGCCCGCAAGCTGGCCGAAGACGGCCGCTTCCAAATCTCCGCCGCCGACCGCAGCCCCCAGGCCCTGGCCGATCTGGCGCAGCGAGCGCCCGTGCAAAGCCATTGCGCCGATCTCTCGTCACCGGCAACCTTGCATGACCTCATCGCCGCCGCCGACCTGGTCATCAGCGCCGTGCCCGGCTTCATGGGCTTCGCCACCCTCAAAACCGTGATCGAGGCCAGGAAGAACGTCGTCGACATCTCCTTTTTCGAGGAGGACGCCTACGACCTCGACGCCCTGGCCCGGCTGAACGGCGTGACCGCGGTGGTGGATTGCGGCGTCGCCCCCGGCCTCAGCAATATCATCGCCGGCTATGCCCGCAACCAGCTGGACGAGATCGATCTGATCGATATCGCTGTCGGGGGGCTGCCACAGGCTCGGCACTGGCCGTTCGAGTACAAAGCCGTTTTTTCGCCGGTGGATGTGATCGAGATCTACACCCGCCCGGCCTGGCTGGTGGAACACGGCCGTGAGGTGGCCCGCCCGGCCCTCTCTGGGCTGGAGTTGATCGACTTCCCCGGCGTCGGCACCCTGGAGGCCTTCAACACCGACGGTTTGCGCACCCTGCGGCGGACGTTGCGGGCGCCCAACATGCGCGAGCGCACCCTACGCTATCCCGGCCATGCCAACCTGATGCGCGTCTTCCGCGAGAGCGGCTTCTTCAGCGACGAAGCCATCGATGTGCGCGGCCAGCACGTGCGCCCCATCGACTTGACCTCCCGGCTGCTGTTCGAGCAGTGGCGGATGGGCAAAGGCGACGCCGATATGACCGTGTTCCAGACGGTCATCGAGGGCCGAAAGGCAGACCAACGCCTGCGTCTGAGCTACGATATGGTGGATCGCTTCGACGAAGCCACACAGACGAGCTCGATGGCCCGCACCACCGGCTACACCTGCGCCGCCGTCGCCCGCCAGGTGCTCGCTGGCCGCTATGCCGCCAAAGGCATCTGCGCGCCAGAGGAGGTGGGCGGCACGCCCGGTTGCTACGAGGCCCTGCTGGCCGACTTCGCCCCATCCAATCTCCACATCACCGAAACGATCACTGCCCTCCGATGACCCCCCTCGACATCAGTTGCGTCCCCCTCTTTGCCTCGCTACCCGCCGACGCCCGGCAGGAGATAGCGGCCTCGCTGCGGCAGATTTCACTCGCGCCCGGCGCCATCCTCATCGGCGAGGGCGACCCTGGCGACAGCTTCTGCATCATCCTGGAAGGCGAGATCGAGGTGATCAAGGCGGCGGGCACCGAGGACGAACGACTGCTGCGGGTGCAGGGAGCGGGCAGTTTTGTGGGCGAGATGAGCCTGTTCGAGCGCAAGGGCCGGCGCACGGCCACCGTCCGGGCGCGCACCAACGTCGAGGCGGCGGCGATGATGCTGGCCGACTTCGACGCCCTGCTCCACCGCCAGCCCGCCCTGGCCTACGAAGTGATGCGGGTGATGAGCCTGCGGCTGCGCGACGCCGACAACGCCACCATCCGCGACCTGCACCAGAAGAACCATCAACTCGAACAAGCCTATGCCGCCTTG
The Caldilineales bacterium DNA segment above includes these coding regions:
- a CDS encoding mandelate racemase/muconate lactonizing enzyme family protein, encoding MKITDLQTFVVANPPPHFGGLYWIFLKLTTDGGVSGYGEVYSVPFHPHVVARMIEDVGARYVIGANPFHIERLWRLIYSSGYTQRPDTSVLGILSGIEMACWDIIGKEVGKPVYELLGGRVHEKLRSYTYLYPEPGDATNVYFDADLAAQRAAEYVRLGFTAVKFDPVAPYSAFDPRQLSLEKLDLAENFVRKIREAVGSKCDLLFGTHGQMTASGAIRLAKRLEPYDPLWLEEPTPPEKPEEMALVARQTSIPIATGERLATKYEFARVLELRAASILQMALGRVGGILEAKKIAGMAEAYYAQIAPHLYCGPIEGAANIQLAACSPNFLILESIQTWGGFHAEILKQPIQWQDGYILPPTQPGLGVELNEEVAARHPYTGDRLHLEMLDRPVE
- the ald gene encoding alanine dehydrogenase translates to MIVGVPKEIKDNEYRVGMTLGGVKLLVDSGHEVWIESGAGEESGFSDAEYGRMGARIVATGAEAWAAQLVVKVKEPQPSEYPYLRPDLVLFTYLHLAAEERLTQAMVASGVAGVAYETVELPNRTLPLLTPMSEVAGRMAVQVGAHYLERANGGRGKLLGGVPGVRASDVIVLGGGVVGTQAAMIALGMGANVAIIDMNLDRLRYLSEVLHGNLTTLASNPYAIGEAVKRADLLVGAVLIKGAKAPRLVTREMVSQMKRGSVIVDVAIDQGGCIETARPTTHSNPTFFVDGVLHYCVTNMPGAVPRTSTYALSNATLPYVVKLANQGLKAAVTADRPLSLGVNTYKGQITYPAVAEAFGLGWKPLTDLL
- a CDS encoding NAD(P)-dependent oxidoreductase, with the translated sequence MNKLGFIGLGHLGAHLAASLLRAGFPLTVHDLNQQAAAGLLALGADWAASPQEMAAACDSIFTCLPSPAATQAVVGGPNGILAGARPGLTWIEMSTNDRHEIIRLAALAAERDVACLEAPVTGGVHKAASGEITILVGGEQPVFAAHLPALQAMGGKVFHMGPLGSASVIKVITNMLAFIHLVAAGEALMLAKRGGLDLAQAFEAIKASSGNSFVHETESQVILNGSYNIGFTMDLACKDLNFAHELGREFGVPLELAGLVEQTFIRARAHYGGGAWSSQVVKLLEDAVSEDLRAPGFPAVLTL
- a CDS encoding cupin domain-containing protein, whose protein sequence is MATINPVIIAEKDGILAGWDDEEHGRVQWRTLFSAGLTPTETLTAGVAEIDPGGLLVLHHHTPPEIYFILAGEGIVSIDGVEQRVGPNTGVFIPGGALHGIRNGGATTLRFFYAFAVDSFADVEYIFPEKG
- a CDS encoding GNAT family N-acetyltransferase gives rise to the protein MSSLRLRDATELDQDAIRGVTLAAYEEYAAVMHPLHWQFYRQNIIATLADVRPAAQIVAEQEGSVVGTVLLYPASDAPLIWPEIRLLAVLPEARGQGIGGALVRECMRRAADSGAAAITLHTTDMMAAAMRMYEKMGFVRAVELDYRPVPEVLVKGYRFDLTDG
- a CDS encoding DinB family protein; translated protein: MSNQTQFKALFDYQYRTTRQILACAARLSQADCHEQPGYGRGSIHDLLFHLLRAGQSWRQALVTGRQQSSSRPEEYPDLPSLQAGFEAESAAWQAFLDGLSPDEIEAEVELTNWRGDVAVLRRWAVLQHLILHGMQHHAELAQLLTAKGQSPGDIDFIFYAMRMP
- a CDS encoding saccharopine dehydrogenase NADP-binding domain-containing protein produces the protein MQITVLGAGMVGSAIARKLAEDGRFQISAADRSPQALADLAQRAPVQSHCADLSSPATLHDLIAAADLVISAVPGFMGFATLKTVIEARKNVVDISFFEEDAYDLDALARLNGVTAVVDCGVAPGLSNIIAGYARNQLDEIDLIDIAVGGLPQARHWPFEYKAVFSPVDVIEIYTRPAWLVEHGREVARPALSGLELIDFPGVGTLEAFNTDGLRTLRRTLRAPNMRERTLRYPGHANLMRVFRESGFFSDEAIDVRGQHVRPIDLTSRLLFEQWRMGKGDADMTVFQTVIEGRKADQRLRLSYDMVDRFDEATQTSSMARTTGYTCAAVARQVLAGRYAAKGICAPEEVGGTPGCYEALLADFAPSNLHITETITALR
- a CDS encoding PIG-L family deacetylase — encoded protein: MPTLLGIFAHPDDESFGPGGALARYAATGADVHVCIVTDGAAGSYDPALLAASGCHTLAELRHQELACACRALGVTLHTLNYRDSGMAGAGDNDHHASLFQADLAAVARDIRDLIEQLRPQVILSHDANGDYFHPDHIKVHQAVVKALAELPPGAAPRLYVSAIPRRQVELGVRLLRLLRKDPTRMGDNNDVDFTRIGTPEADIQVRMDVGRFLPAKEEASRCHRSQGGGSSPRWLPRFVWRRFQRYEYFVQVLPPGAARHDDFFAALSGG